Proteins co-encoded in one Haloarcula sp. DT43 genomic window:
- a CDS encoding coiled-coil protein — protein MADSIDESKNVTVTEEDLENKSKGELIKLAGQLRDRRNELNQMASERASARDDLNAKTREKVDEAQEHREKRDELNEQVQEHKDKRNELNAEANELFDKVDKLKNDLELDEGTSVEQLKEEIEDLEFKQQTEVLSSEDEKELIEKIETKREKLQEKQEKLDQGGDLEELKEEAEEVRSEASKHHQKVTELADEAQKHHNEMIEAYREADEIRDEADEKHEEFVEAQEAADQHHEDFVRVQKRLRELDKKEEEQERSQREEKQEAAREEAEEIYQKFKEGETLDTEDLMKLQKAGKL, from the coding sequence ATGGCAGACTCGATAGACGAATCGAAGAACGTTACAGTAACAGAAGAGGATCTTGAAAACAAATCGAAGGGCGAGCTCATCAAACTCGCCGGCCAGCTCCGCGACCGCCGCAACGAGCTGAACCAGATGGCGTCCGAGCGGGCCTCCGCACGGGACGACCTGAACGCGAAGACGCGCGAGAAGGTCGACGAAGCCCAGGAACACCGCGAGAAGCGCGACGAGCTCAACGAGCAGGTCCAGGAGCACAAGGACAAGCGCAACGAGCTCAACGCCGAGGCCAACGAGCTCTTCGACAAGGTCGACAAGCTCAAGAACGACCTCGAACTCGACGAGGGCACGTCGGTCGAACAGCTCAAGGAGGAAATCGAGGACCTCGAGTTCAAGCAACAGACCGAAGTGCTCTCCTCGGAGGACGAGAAGGAGCTCATCGAGAAAATCGAGACCAAGCGCGAGAAGCTCCAGGAGAAACAGGAGAAGCTCGACCAGGGCGGCGACCTCGAAGAGCTCAAAGAGGAGGCCGAAGAGGTCCGCTCCGAAGCCTCGAAGCACCACCAGAAGGTCACGGAACTGGCCGACGAGGCCCAGAAGCACCACAACGAGATGATAGAGGCCTACCGCGAGGCCGACGAAATCCGTGACGAGGCCGACGAGAAACACGAGGAGTTCGTCGAGGCCCAGGAAGCGGCTGACCAGCACCACGAGGACTTCGTCCGCGTCCAGAAGCGCCTCCGCGAACTCGACAAGAAGGAAGAGGAGCAGGAGCGCTCCCAGCGCGAAGAGAAGCAGGAAGCCGCACGCGAGGAAGCCGAGGAGATCTACCAGAAGTTCAAGGAAGGCGAGACCCTCGACACCGAGGACCTGATGAAGCTCCAGAAGGCCGGCAAGCTGTAA